A DNA window from Mucilaginibacter xinganensis contains the following coding sequences:
- a CDS encoding MFS transporter has translation MEAKNNKKTIWAWCMFDWANQSYNMVIISTIFPAYFVAVTANSSNGNMVSFFGHQYINTVLSTYILGLSYLIVVAILPVLTSIADYRGNKKLYLQFFTWLGSLACAGLFFFERGKPLEIPMICYGLASIGYCGGFVFYNSYLPQIATVDQQDAVSAKGFIYGFIGSIVVQLICFVVILQPKLFGITEVEYLPARIAFLIVFLWWIGFAIIPFRRLPRGVPNAGAHNYNIFTGGFKELAKVFKKIKTMPLLKRFLSAFFFYSVGVQTILLVAANFAAKELHMSDESLIAIILIIQLLAVAGALITAKSSAKYGNVKTLIALVAIWTILCCAVYFVANAHQFYFAAVIVGLVMGGVQSLSRSTYSKYLPVNIPDTASYFSFYDVTEKLSIVVGLFCFGFVESWTHEMRNSALALDGFFAIGLFLLIILMLAEKKAKKDEIAIPV, from the coding sequence ATGGAAGCTAAAAATAATAAGAAAACCATCTGGGCATGGTGCATGTTCGATTGGGCCAATCAATCGTATAATATGGTTATTATATCAACCATATTTCCCGCTTATTTCGTTGCCGTAACTGCCAATTCGAGTAACGGTAATATGGTGAGCTTTTTCGGACACCAATATATCAACACCGTATTATCCACCTATATTCTTGGGCTTTCGTATTTAATTGTGGTAGCCATATTGCCCGTATTAACCTCTATTGCTGATTACCGTGGTAATAAGAAATTATACCTGCAATTTTTTACCTGGTTGGGTAGCCTGGCATGTGCCGGCTTATTCTTTTTTGAAAGAGGTAAACCTTTGGAGATCCCGATGATCTGCTATGGACTGGCCTCAATAGGCTATTGCGGGGGATTCGTGTTTTATAATTCTTACCTCCCGCAAATAGCTACCGTTGATCAGCAAGACGCGGTAAGTGCAAAGGGCTTTATCTATGGCTTTATTGGCAGCATAGTAGTGCAGTTGATTTGCTTTGTAGTGATATTACAACCAAAGTTATTTGGTATTACAGAAGTTGAATACCTGCCTGCCCGGATCGCATTTTTAATCGTTTTTTTATGGTGGATAGGTTTTGCTATTATACCCTTCAGGCGCTTACCCAGGGGCGTTCCTAATGCGGGGGCGCACAACTATAATATATTTACCGGTGGCTTTAAAGAGTTGGCAAAGGTTTTTAAAAAGATAAAAACAATGCCGCTTTTGAAAAGGTTTCTCTCCGCCTTCTTTTTTTATTCAGTTGGTGTACAAACCATTTTGCTGGTGGCGGCCAATTTTGCAGCGAAGGAACTTCACATGTCTGATGAATCGTTGATCGCTATAATTCTGATCATTCAATTACTGGCGGTTGCAGGAGCTTTGATTACTGCTAAATCATCAGCCAAATATGGCAACGTTAAAACCCTGATAGCCCTTGTTGCTATCTGGACGATACTTTGCTGCGCTGTTTACTTTGTTGCTAATGCCCACCAATTTTACTTTGCTGCCGTTATAGTGGGCCTGGTAATGGGAGGGGTGCAGTCTTTGTCCCGGTCAACTTACTCCAAATATTTGCCGGTTAACATCCCCGATACCGCATCGTATTTTAGCTTCTATGACGTTACCGAAAAGCTTTCGATTGTGGTTGGTTTATTTTGTTTTGGTTTTGTTGAATCGTGGACGCATGAGATGCGAAACTCGGCACTGGCGCTTGACGGTTTTTTTGCCATCGGTTTGTTTTTATTGATCATACTGATGTTGGCCGAGAAGAAGGCGAAAAAAGATGAAATAGCTATCCCTGTTTAA
- a CDS encoding tetratricopeptide repeat protein — MLKRALYLLIAFVIPSLSFGADDAKTLILKGNASYNKGQYNDALADYKKVLDAGYESAVLYFNLGNASYKNGDIPSALLYYGKAHKLSPGDEDINFNIRFVNLKTTDKIDEAPEFFLTKWWRGFVLSVSADVLAWISILFVLLASGILVLYFFTMSVAIKKTSFYGAVILFAIGVFTIFIACMQVSYFKGNREAIIFSPSVTVKSGPVDKAGSLFVIHDGTKVIVLDESNGWIKIKLSNGNEGWIKTGDAKGI; from the coding sequence ATGTTGAAGCGGGCATTATATCTTTTAATAGCATTTGTTATCCCATCATTAAGTTTTGGGGCAGATGATGCGAAAACGCTGATTTTAAAGGGTAACGCCAGTTATAACAAGGGGCAGTATAATGATGCACTTGCCGATTACAAAAAAGTGCTTGATGCAGGTTATGAGTCGGCTGTACTATACTTTAATTTAGGGAACGCCAGTTATAAAAACGGGGATATACCTTCGGCTTTGCTTTACTACGGCAAAGCGCATAAACTCTCGCCCGGGGATGAAGATATTAATTTTAACATTCGCTTTGTAAACTTAAAAACCACCGATAAAATAGATGAAGCGCCTGAATTCTTCCTTACCAAATGGTGGAGAGGATTTGTTTTAAGTGTTTCGGCGGATGTTTTAGCGTGGATTAGTATTCTCTTTGTTTTATTGGCATCCGGTATTTTGGTGCTTTACTTTTTTACCATGTCCGTCGCCATTAAAAAAACTTCGTTTTACGGTGCCGTTATTTTATTTGCGATTGGCGTGTTTACCATATTTATAGCCTGCATGCAGGTAAGTTATTTTAAGGGTAATCGGGAAGCTATAATCTTTAGCCCTTCGGTTACCGTGAAAAGCGGCCCCGTAGATAAGGCCGGTAGTTTGTTTGTTATTCATGACGGAACCAAAGTGATTGTTTTGGATGAAAGTAACGGCTGGATAAAAATAAAACTATCGAACGGGAATGAAGGCTGGATAAAGACCGGGGATGCTAAGGGGATATAG